CCGTAGAGGCTGCCGTCCACGAGCTGTCCGACTACCTGATCGGCCAGGACCCGCGCCACATCGAGCATCTGTGGAACGTCATGTACCGGGCCGGTTTCTATCGCGGCGGCCCGATTTTGATGTCGGCCATCGCCGGCATCGACCAGGCGCTGTGGGACCTCAAGGGCCGTGAGCTGGGCGTGCCAGTGCACCAGCTGCTGGGCGGCCCGGTGCGCGACAAGATGCGCATGTACGCCTGGACCGGCGGCGACCGCCCAAGCGACGTCGGCACGGGCGCCCGCGCCCTGGTCGATCAGGGCTTCACCGCCTTCAAGATGAACGGCACGCCGGAAATGCAGATCGTCGATTCCCACAAGAAGATCGACGACGCCGTGGCCCGTGTCGCCGAGGCCCGCGAGGCGGTGGGCCCGGATGTCGGCATCGGCATCGACTTCCATGGCCGCGTGCACCGGCCAATGGCCAGGGCACTGATGCGCGAGCTCGAGCAGTTCCACCCGATGTTCATCGAGGAGCCGGTCGCCCCCGAGCACCTGCCGGCCCTCAAGCACATCGCCGAAGGCATCGCCACGCCGATCGCCACCGGCGAGCGCCTGCACACTCGCTTCCAGTTCCGCGACCTGCTGGCCGATGGCATGGTCGACATCATCCAGCCGGATATTTCCCACTGCGGCGGCATCAGCGAGGGGCTGAAGATCGCCACCCTGGCCTCCGCCTACGATGTGGCACTGGCCCCGCACTGCCCGCTCGGGCCGCTGACGCTGGCCGCCTCGCTGCAGTTGGATGCCGTCTGTCACAACGCCTTCATCCAGGAACAGAGCATGGGCATCCACTACAACAAGGACAACGACGTGCTCGACTACCTGGTCGACAAGTCGGCCCTCGAGATCAAGGACGGCTTCTGCGCCATCCCTCAGGGGCCGGGGCTGGGCGTCGAGATCGACGAGGCCTTCGTCGAGGAGCGTGCCAAGATCGGCCATCGCTGGCGCAACCCGGTGTGGCAGCACGAGGACGGCTCGGTCGCCGAATGGTAAACGACTAGCCCCGCAGCACTTCCCGATGATGCAGGCGCCCTCACAGGGGGTGCCCAGGAATGGAGAACACCACGATGTCCGCTGATCATGCCGCTCCCCTCGCCGACCGCCTTTCCTGGATCGCTGTCGACTGGGGCTCCAGCAACCTGCGCGCCTGGGCCTTGGACGACGCGGGCACGATCATCGCCGACGCCAGCAGCCCACGCGGCATGCTGGGGCTCGCCCCGGATGAGTTCGAGGGCGTTCTGCTCGAGACGATCAGCGACTGGCTGGCGTCGATGGCACGCGACGAGGTCATCGAGGTGCTGGTGTGCGGCATGGCCGGTGCTCGCCAGGGCTGGGTAGAAGCGGCCTATCTGCCGCTGGCCGATGATAGCGATGCCCTCGCCGAGCTGGGCAGTCGCTTGACGCCAGTACCCACCCGGGACCCGCGTTTACAGGTGCGGATCGTGCCAGGCCTGTGTCAGCGCCCGAGCGTCGAGGCGACACAGCATCTCAATGCAGAAGGTTTCGATGTGATGCGCGGCGAGGAAACCCAGCTCGCCGGGCTGATGAATCGTCACCCGGCATTCGATGGCGCCGTCTGCCTGCCGGGCACTCATGCCAAATGGGCTCGGCTCGAGAACGGGCGCATCACCGGCTTCACGACCTTCATGAGCGGCGAGCTCTTCAAGCTGCTGGGCCAGAACTCTGTGCTCAAACACTCACTGGCAAAGGATGAGGGTGCCGGGAACCTAAGCGACGAAGACCAGCGGACGGCCTACCTGGACGGCATCGATACCGCCATGGCGGCCCCGGAACGCCTCAGCGCCGAGCTGTTTGGCATCCGCGCCCGGGACCTGCTCGACAGTCGACTGCCCGCCGGCGAGGCCCGTGGCACTCGCTTGAGCGCACGCCTGTCAGGCCTGGTGCTGGGTCTGGAACTTGCTGGCGCCACGGCAAACCTGGCACCTGGCAGCCCTGTGGTGCTGATCGGCGATACAGCGCTGTGCCAGCGTTACCGGCTTGCGCTTGAGCACCGAGGCTTCTCGGTCGGGATCGAGGCCAATGCCGACATGATCCTGGCCGGTCTCGGGCGTATCCATCAAGCAAGCCTGGCCGCCAGCGGCTGAATAAGCCCCACCCCATGATACGTCACCGATGACCCAGAAAGCGCGTCGCGGCTGCCCAAACGAGCCGCGTCACGCGAATCACATCACGCTATACAAATCGTGCAACGTAAGGAAAGTCCATGAGCCTGCCACTGGTCGCCATTCTGCGCGGTGTTACCCCCGCCG
Above is a window of Halomonas sp. I5-271120 DNA encoding:
- the dgoD gene encoding galactonate dehydratase, with protein sequence MKITRLKTWQVPPRWLFLKIETDEGCYGWGEPVVEGRAATVEAAVHELSDYLIGQDPRHIEHLWNVMYRAGFYRGGPILMSAIAGIDQALWDLKGRELGVPVHQLLGGPVRDKMRMYAWTGGDRPSDVGTGARALVDQGFTAFKMNGTPEMQIVDSHKKIDDAVARVAEAREAVGPDVGIGIDFHGRVHRPMARALMRELEQFHPMFIEEPVAPEHLPALKHIAEGIATPIATGERLHTRFQFRDLLADGMVDIIQPDISHCGGISEGLKIATLASAYDVALAPHCPLGPLTLAASLQLDAVCHNAFIQEQSMGIHYNKDNDVLDYLVDKSALEIKDGFCAIPQGPGLGVEIDEAFVEERAKIGHRWRNPVWQHEDGSVAEW
- a CDS encoding 2-dehydro-3-deoxygalactonokinase, with translation MSADHAAPLADRLSWIAVDWGSSNLRAWALDDAGTIIADASSPRGMLGLAPDEFEGVLLETISDWLASMARDEVIEVLVCGMAGARQGWVEAAYLPLADDSDALAELGSRLTPVPTRDPRLQVRIVPGLCQRPSVEATQHLNAEGFDVMRGEETQLAGLMNRHPAFDGAVCLPGTHAKWARLENGRITGFTTFMSGELFKLLGQNSVLKHSLAKDEGAGNLSDEDQRTAYLDGIDTAMAAPERLSAELFGIRARDLLDSRLPAGEARGTRLSARLSGLVLGLELAGATANLAPGSPVVLIGDTALCQRYRLALEHRGFSVGIEANADMILAGLGRIHQASLAASG